One window of the Hoplias malabaricus isolate fHopMal1 chromosome Y, fHopMal1.hap1, whole genome shotgun sequence genome contains the following:
- the LOC136678753 gene encoding nicastrin-like, whose translation MGPESFKWLQLLVFSFFYTYVNCSSVEKKIYIELTNTVPCVRLLNATHQIGCQSSISGDTGVLHVLETDADLEWILSTGPHPPYMVLMESALFTRPTMMKMKNTSRVAGVAVIHTSTAPDKGFSPHTSCPNQNMGVYREQYGPELANCNQTVWNPLGNDLSYEDFTFPIFSLKDDNQTQIIHKCFEQHNARVNGSAPQYPLCAMQLFSHMHAVTDTVTCMRRTDLQNSFSVNPEKLCDPLGDYNVWASIRPLNDSQKGHKENESVVIAATRLDGRSFFWDIAPSAEGTVSGIVTLLAAAQALYPVTKEAQPPRNIIFTFFQGEAFDYIGSSRMVYDMEKEKFVIDLDNVHSMMEIGQVGLRSGQNLWVHTDPVSRKNTTVDDVVKTLVSSITSVASSLNLTLKEPDTSQALPPSSFQRFLRSRPIPGLVLADHQSSFNNRYYESLYDTAAYMNVNYPPDLTPEQQLEYETEAAKSLSEVATVVARSLYKQAGGDDRYLNNITADTKTVAKLLYGFLIMSNNSWFSSLLPPEALGRGSILESSPPQYYVGLRLDNSVKTITSFVQFILANMTGTVTNLNQSQCQNPKSVPGESKDLYFYTWVSGPVSANGTTEPYCVRAPVRRVKALSPAFDLLDYGSTEYSTWTESRWKTIRARIFLVASPELEMMTLVVGVAVLLVSLLVTYFVSSKAELLFSSTREAPNTTY comes from the exons ATGGGTCCAGAATCCTTCAAATGGCTTCAGCTGTTGGTCTTTAGTTTCTTTTATACGT ATGTGAACTGTAGCTCTGTTGAGAAGAAGATCTACATTGAGCTCACCAACACTGTCCCATGTGTCCGACTTCTCAACGCCACACATCAGATAGGCTGCCAAT CCTCTATATCAGGAGACACAGGTGTCCTTCATGTTCTGGAGACAGATGCAGACTTGGAGTGGATTCTCAGCACTGGGCCCCATCCTCCTTACATGGTCCTCATGGAGTCAGCCCTCTTCACCAG GCCTacgatgatgaagatgaagaacaCAAGCAGGGTGGCCGGAGTAGCTGTGATACACACTAGCACAGCTCCAGATAAGGGCTTCTCCCCACACACATCCTGCCCCAATCAGAACATGG GTGTGTATAGAGAGCAGTATGGTCCTGAACTGGCCAACTGTAACCAAACAGTATGGAACCCTCTGGGGAATGACCTGTCCTATGAAGACTTCACTTTCCCCATCTTCTCTTTAAAAGATGATAATCAGACCCAGATCATTCacaag TGTTTTGAGCAACACAATGCACGAGTGAATGGCAGTGCCCCTCAGTACCCGCTGTGTGCCATGCAGCTGTTCTCTCACATGCACGCTGTCACCGACACTGTGACCTGCATGAGGCGAACTGACCTGCAGAACAGCTTCAGCGTCAACCCag AGAAGTTGTGTGATCCACTCGGTGACTACAATGTGTGGGCCTCCATCCGGCCCCTTAATGACAGCCAAAAGGGCCACAAGGAGAATGAGAGTGTGGTCATAGCAGCGACCAGG CTGGATGGGCGATCGTTTTTCTGGGACATCGCTCCATCAGCAGAGGGAACTGTCTCTGGTATTGTGACCCTACTGGCTGCAGCTCAGGCTCTGTACCCTGTCACTAAAGAAGCTCAGCCCCCACGCAACATCATTTTTACCTTCTTCCAGGGG GAAGCCTTCGATTACATTGGTAGTTCCCGAATGGTGTACGATATGGAGAAAGAGAAATTTGTGATCGATTTGGATAACGTGCACTCAATGATGGAGATTGGACAG GTGGGGCTGCGAAGTGGACAGAACCTGTGGGTGCATACAGACCCAGTGTCTCGTAAGAACACCACAGTGGACGATGTG GTTAAAACGCTGGTGTCCAGCATCACCTCCGTAGCCTCTTCACTCAATCTCACGCTGAAGGAGCCCGATACCTCTCAGGCCTTGCCTCCCTCATCCTTCCAGCGCTTCCTGCGCTCTCGGCCAATCCCAGGCCTGGTGCTCGCTGACCACCAGTCATCCTTCAACAACAG GTACTATGAAAGTCTCTATGACACAGCTGCGTATATGAACGTGAATTACCCCCCTGACCTGACCCCAGAGCAGCAACTAGAGTATGAGACTGAAGCAGCCAAG TCTCTTAGTGAAGTGGCCACTGTGGTAGCTCGTTCACTCTATAAACAAGCTGGAGGGGATGACCGATATCTGAACAACATCACAGCAGACACTAAAACA GTGGCCAAGTTGCTGTATGGATTTCTGATTATGTCCAATAACAGCTGGTTCAGTTCCCTACTGCCCCCAGAGGCTCTTGGACGTGGTTCAATTCTAG AGTCAAGCCCACCTCAGTACTATGTCGGCCTGAGGCTGGATAACTCAGTGAAGACTATTACAAGCTTTGTGCAGTTTATTCTGGCCAACATGACCGGCACTGTCACCAACCTTAACCAGAGCCAGTGCCAGAACCCCAAAAGCGTTCCTGGAGAGAGCAAAGAT CTGTATTTCTACACCTGGGTGTCTGGGCCTGTCTCAGCTAATGGCACAACAGAGCCTTACTGTGTTCGCGCACCTGTGCGCCGTGTCAAAGCACTGTCCCCTGCTTTTGACCTTCTGGACTATGGGTCCACGGAGTACTCCACATGGACAGAGTCACGCTGGAAGACCATACGAGCGCGCATCTTTCTAGTGGCCAGTCCTGAATTAGAG ATGATGACACTGGTAGTGGGCGTGGCTGTTTTGCTTGTGTCCCTCTTGGTGACATACTTTGTCAGTTCAAAGGCAGAGCTCCTCTTTAGCTCCACCCGTGAAGCACCAAACACCACCTACTGA
- the LOC136678760 gene encoding polymeric immunoglobulin receptor-like, translating to MFLLFFIYFIQNIECERMLMLQPGSSVTIPCPYGNEYDKHRKYWCYHAGGDFNSCKIRAYANTTNDKLVVTDSPVQSLFTVTMRDLQDGDTGKYWCVVEIDMGADLNEAMFIKVKSEPDLSVVKSSVTGQEGGNVSVQCLYSSQHQKEKKQWCRSKDERCYTVGRSKTSQNSLVQLSDDGIRSFTVEMSELKKSDAGWYWCKSKYLQIPVHLSVIDAPPAAIENGGVCYILDGILVIYGIILTILYCRLRMRGNTSNQAEEKQGEGIYQGLKPHAQDTYETLNVKKKGFA from the exons ATGTTCCTTCTGTTCTTCATTTACTTTATTCAGA ACATTGAATGTGAAAGGATGTTAATGCTTCAGCCTGGATCATCTGTGACTATTCCATGTCCCTATGGTAATGAATATGACAAACACAGGAAATACTGGTGCTATCATGCTGGAGGAGATTTCAATAGCTGTAAGATTCGTGCTTATGCCAATACGACAAATGATAAATTAGTAGTCACTGACTCCCCAGTTCAGAGTCTCTTTACAGTGACAATGAGAGATCTGCAGGATGGAGACACTGGAAAATACTGGTGTGTTGTGGAGATTGACATGGGGGCAGATCTTAATGAAGCCATGTTTATCAAAGTCAAATCAg AACCTGATCTGTCTGTGGTGAAGAGTAGTGTAACTGGTCAGGAAGGAGGCAatgtcagtgtccagtgtctgtACAGTTCTCAGCAtcagaaagaaaagaagcaaTGGTGCAGATCTAAAGACGAGAGGTGCTACACAGTGGGGAGGTCTAAGACATCCCAGAATTCATTAGTGCAGCTCAGTGATGATGGAATAAGGTCCTTTACTGTGGAGATGAGTGAactgaagaagagtgatgctggctggtactggtgTAAATCTAAATATCTACAGATTCCTGTTCATCTCAGTGTCATCGATGCACCTCCAG CCGCTATTGAAAACGGAGGAGTGTGTTATATTCTGGATGGGATTCTGGTCATCTACGGCATTATTCTGACCATCCTCTACTGCAGACTGAGG ATGCGTGGAAACACAAGCAACCAGGCAGAG GAGAAACAAGGAGAAGGCATCTACCAG ggtcTGAAGCCTCATGCTCAGGACACCTATGAGACCCTCAACGTGAAGAAGAAGGGATTTGCGTAA